A region of the Cannabis sativa cultivar Pink pepper isolate KNU-18-1 chromosome 3, ASM2916894v1, whole genome shotgun sequence genome:
TAACGGTAAAAATAAGTCAAAATGTATGCTTATTTTATACTTTTAGCTACaagtaaaagtaaaaacttagCTAAATGGAACCAATTGTGtcaaaaaatagttaattaatacATGTAAATATTTGACACTTGGCCAAGTTgcttaacatatattttttttgagcaTTGCTATAAGGcatcagtggtgcctagcaccttctcgacatgtcacGTTACGATGGGCTAGCGATActcctaaaagctattatattaaattatataggacCTGATACATAGTtgcaccaatagcgatattgacacataggagggTGCTAAGCACCACTAGTGCCCTTTAgtatttctcattttttttacgagaaatgctaaagggcaccagtggtgcttagcaccctcttatgtgtcaatatcgttattggtccaactaagtatcgggtcccatataatttaatataataacttttagggagtatcgctagctaATCGCAACGCGATAAGTCGAGAAGGTGCTAGACACCAGTGGTACCTAATAGTAATGCTCTTTTTTTTACCTATCCCCTCTCATCTTTTTAAAAGACTAGTAACCATTTCtttattagaaaaattagaCAGGTACGGAAACACCCATAGTACtaaataaaaatgcaaaaataatatattttaaactcAGGATCCTAAACCACTTTGAGGCTAGTTAAGGTGGGTGTGTGTGGGGAGTTCTGCGATCGAATCTCAAGTTCAAGTTGTGCAACTAATGTATATAAAACAcgcttcaataaaaaaaaaaaaaaaaaaaaaactcaaagatCCTAACTTATCCCACCCCAACCCTCAAACCTCACCACTAGACTAGCTAAAGTAGCTTGGTTAGCTATTCCCTATTTAGGTTAGGCAAGCAAAGCTAATCCCGTCATTTTACTAATCTCATTAGCACAATGCATGTAGAAAGAAGATCATACCACAAATCTAAAATGTTGGGTCACATTTTTTAATGATTCACCAAGGTACACCAGCCATAAGGCAGACCTCAAAGTTTTAGACAAATATTGGTATGGGAATTATAAAACAACTAAACAAGTACTAAATTTTAAAACTCCTCTATTCTTGTATATATCAGTTAAACATGTTAAAGAGCGAAATTCCAGGTGAAAATGTAATTAGTTAGTATAACAAAGGTATGGTCTTCAAACACATCAATTCAGAAATAAGAATCAAAAGAAATCCCACTTACCCAGATGCGCTTTTGATCAATTCAATCGTCTTTAGAAGCCGCCCTTGCAGCTCTGGCATTGTCATACTCAAACTTCAAAACATTGGGTATATGAGAAGTGTCCTTGATATAAAAGAAACGCCCCAATGAGCTCTCTTCAATGGCTGGGAAATATACGTAAAGCACATAATTGACAATCCAATACCAACTAGCCCCAATTATGATCCCAAGAGCAGCACCAGCAAAGACCTGAGCCACTGTATGGTACCCCAAATAGACCCTGGAATACATAGTAAGAAGTGCCATTGACCAGTtgagaaaattcacaaacaccctCTTCTTAGTCTCCCAAACCCCGGTTGCTTTATAGGTTAAGAGAGTGAAATACATTGCAAAGAAGAACATGTATTGGGAATGGCTCGAAGGCCAGCCGTGGGAGTCGCACATTTCGAGTATAACACAGGTCTCGGGCCGATCTTGCTGGACCGATTTCTTGATGAGCTCGTTTATGAATTGGGAAATCAAGAGGCCCAGAGCGAAGAACATACCTTGAAGCTCACGGCGGAAGATATAATGAGAGACGAATCCGCCGAGGCTTATGAAGACTGGTACTAGTGAAATCCATGCCAGAAAGTGACCCAGCTGATCACCTCTCTGGTACCGGACGTGGGTTAGGGTAACTGCTTTTAGTGAAGGCGCAGTCATGGAAAACTGGAGAGAGAATTCTGGGTTTGAACTAAAAATGGATCTGGGTCAATAAATTGCCTCGAAGAAGGAGAAAGGGATCTAATTCTAATATGGTGAGATGAGAAGGAATATGTGTTGAGGAAGGAAAGTTTTGGAATtgttatatattacatatattatatatattagagaAATGTTCGTATGTATTAACACCTCCAgataaaaaggaaaattttTTATGTGGTGTTTGTTTCTCGAGAAAATGTTAACAGGAAAGTGGTAAAGGCAAAAACTAAGAAGAGAAAAATTGGTCTTGGGCAGAAAAGGACAAGAATGTTTGGACCCAAATACAACGTTATACTATTTGGTATTTACTATTTAATCCTACTCGAACGACAATACAATCAAACGACAATTTGATCACTTcaggagaattttttttttgtttttaagaaATGATAGTAAATGACCCCAAATCATAGGTCTATGTTAGTTTATATCctcattcaaaaaaatatagcaaatgaccctaaatcataatattatgttagtaaatgtccttatttcaaaatcattaattttttttttttagaattagaagcaaattatttaaatattatggtaaatctatattagttttgttaaaatcttttttattttaaatttatgtcaatttttttaattttttatgagttgttttgggttgttgatatatagattttgttgtacggtatatttttattttgttgtatggtatattattattcttagatgatatttatgttttattatgatatgtatataattttattagcataataaaaatattttaatgtatgtatataattttattgccatgctacatatatttaattatt
Encoded here:
- the LOC115710059 gene encoding lipid phosphate phosphatase gamma — protein: MTAPSLKAVTLTHVRYQRGDQLGHFLAWISLVPVFISLGGFVSHYIFRRELQGMFFALGLLISQFINELIKKSVQQDRPETCVILEMCDSHGWPSSHSQYMFFFAMYFTLLTYKATGVWETKKRVFVNFLNWSMALLTMYSRVYLGYHTVAQVFAGAALGIIIGASWYWIVNYVLYVYFPAIEESSLGRFFYIKDTSHIPNVLKFEYDNARAARAASKDD